The nucleotide window CCTGTTACGACCAGtatgcacaaaaacactgattgtTTCATCTTCATTAGTGCTAATCCTTTAGTGTGGGAGACACTGTCGACCAATCAGCTGTTAGCTGCTCAGTGAGAAGACTAAGAGTACGGGACCCAGAGTTGATCCCTGTGGTGCTCCACATGTGGTGTTTGTGATTGACAGGCAACCTGAACGTGCTGATGAACTGTCAATGGCAGAGTTTACTGTGTCGGGTGGAGGACGGCGTCCTTAACATgtttggagaggaggaggaggaggaggaggaggaggaggaggaggagggaggggagaggaagagggagcgaTCCCCTCAGTACACTGTCCAGCTCCGAGGCTGCGAGGTACGAGCCGGGCCCGACACTGACCACTCCTACAGGATCACACTGAGCATGCTCGGGGACCAGGTCGCGGTGCTGGAGGTGAGTGTTTGCTCACAggttcttattttattttattattaattctttgtttgtgtattcatgtgCAGGGACCGTGCACATGAATACACAAAGAGATGTTGTGGCCATTTTAGGTAAAAGAATTGTTGTCAAACTATATAATTTATGAGATTAAAGTCGTACATTTATGAGAAGAAAAGCTCCAATATTctgtgaaattaaacatttttaacttaattttatttatgcatctggaaaaaaaacatctcggACAAATATGACGATTTTTACAACATGAATCAAACAAGTTCACATCCCAGAGTGTTTTGGTTAATTTTACAATCTGGGCTAAAAGCATTTTCTAATTAAATCTTATCTCAAAGTATAATTAGTGTCGGTGGTCGACTGCAGGTCGCTGTGAGCTGCTGCGTGTGATGACGTGGATCCAACCTTTCAAATTAAAGCGATGATGTTCCTCGACAAAAACAAGGGTTTTCTTTCGAGCTtttttctgagaaaaaaaagtttcatgtGGAGTACCACAGGGATCAACTCTGGATCCCCCACTGTTTAGTCTCTTCACCACTAGGGGGCATATTTAGCCAGCATGACACTAAATTAGAAACTTCATAGCTTTAAATATATCGACTTAGAAGTAGCATTTCTAATCATATAAAGCCTAAAATGACCTTTAAAAGAATCAGGACAAAACCTAAACACTAGTTTTTgattcattataaataaaagagCGATTAGAAAGAAGTACATTACGATGTAATGAACAGATCTCACAGCTGAAGTCATTGATTCTTCAGATCGtttcataaaaatgaaataaaacattgttacaaataaaagagacaaataagACTAAAGAAATGATTTGCTCAAAAGGAAACATTCAGACATgacaacatgtaaataaaaacatgtgatgtcaATATTCTCAGATAAACGATGCTCGACTGTCGAACTGAACGTTAACATGTGAACATATcatcaataacaaaacaataatttcattatttacaccaCGTGACAAACAATAACCTGACGTGTTTTCTTTATAATcaattattgtttattaattggttaattttgtttcctccctccctcaggtCGGTAGTTCGGAGGAAAAGGAGCGTTGGCTGAAGCTACTGCAGGAcggagctgtcagtcacagtcaccatgacaacaacgCACAGGGACACACAGGTGGAGTTCTCAGGTAAGGGTCAcgtccttctcttcttcttcttcttcttcttcttcttcttcttcttcttcttcttcttcttcttcttcctcttcttcttcgtctctcCTCAGTGGGCTGCAGACTCGGAGGTTTCCCACCTCCAACACCTACATGGACGACCCCTTCCACCTGAGTGGACCAGGCCGGGACCAGCCCATCTACTCCAACACCTCCATCCTGGAGCACATGGTACAAACACATGTGTAACTTCACTGCAAAACATATGAAACATGGCAAcgtattttcatatttatactgTGACATAACTAACACGAGTGGATGACATGCAGAGCTGGGAAGTAACAAAGTTCAGAtcctttgtttttcatgttcacAAATCTTTTCTAGATTAGTTCCTCTTCTAGTAAAtagttcttttattttatttaaagaagaGTTGTTCAAGTGAAATAGTCTTTAAACTATATTAATGTGACATGAGTTTGCTTTGCACATCTGGaagaaaacttttttcttttatagttTGAGTACATTTCAGGacctgtacttttatacttttacttgagtaaagaggttgaatcagtacttttacttgtgtAAGTACTGATGGTATCTGTACTTTTGTGTACTTTTACCTCCGGTGATGACATATTAGTAACAGTGTTTGTCTTCAGCTCCACAGCTCAGAGTCGTCCAAAGACTCAGTGACCGTCAGCAACACAGATATCACCAGTGAGTCAGTTTGTATAAAgtttcagtgactgtatataaagaccatcagtgactgtatatacagaggATCTGACGATATATAAACTGTGTTATTATATGTTTCAGACAggaggggggtggaggtggagcgCAGCGTTCAGAAGTTGGAGTTGACCGGGAAGAGGCCGGTGCAGCTGAGGTCCGGTTCAGAGATCAACCTGTCGTCTGCTGGGAAGCAAAACAAACGCACCTCTTTCCGACAGTCGCTGGCTGTGTGTAGTGAACGTGctcaggtgaacacacacatcaacctgtcgcacaatacacacaaacaaacattgatTGGTTATTTGTGTTGCACAGAGCTGCCTCTTCTTCTGGGGAACGTTTTCTGTAGATTTGAACTTTGTTCACATTCAATATAATAGGGAGAAACCAAGTTAATGTATAAACCCACATCAATCTAATGTCTCTCCTGGTGCCTGCTGGTCTCTCCTGGTGCCTGCTGGTCTCTCCTGGTCTCTCCTGGTCTCTACTGGTCTCTGCTGGTCTCTCCTGGTCTCTCCTGGTGCCTGCTGGTCTCTCCTGGTCTCTACTGGTCTCTGCTGGTCTCAGGTGGGTTTCCTGAACCCTCTGCTGCGACGGACGGCCTCAGCTAAAACCTCTCTGAGACGAGCTCCGTCAGCGTTGTTCATGGAACATGGGAAGGTCTTCCAGAGGAAGAAGGTGAGAACATTCACAAACCAACCAGACACGTGGACTCTGGAATAGTGTCCGGACAATTCTGgactttgtgtttctcatgtgaagagacacactgacaggaacacgtcaggaacacgtcaggaacacgataggaacacgtcaggaacacgtcaggaacacgtcaggaacacgtcaggaacatgtcaggaacacgaTAGGAACACGTCTgtggttcagttcatgtctgaaaacatctgaatATAGAAATAATTTGTTGAATCTTCTCTTTATCTATGATCCAgttaaatctgtttgtttttgcaggagTGGGAAACTAAAGCTGCAGTTTGACTCTTCATCACATCGTCACCTGAAGAGTCGTCTTATAACTTCACGTCTACGTCTCGTAACATATACACATTCAGttagcactttattaggaacacctgtGCACCTGCTTCTTCCATCACTTATCCAATCAGCCAGTCATGTGGCAGCTTTATCTATGATCGATCATATTCCAGCAcatgtgaacacgtctgtgtaCGGAGACaaatctgtttcttcttcttcttcttcttcttcttcttcttctttggtcgGTTTACGGCCATCTACTGCTGtacttcaatcaatcaaattttatttgtatagcccatattcacaattcacaatttgtctcatcgGGTctaacaaggtgagacgtcctctgttcttaaccctcaacaagaatctttccttttctctatcaatttgtatttgtgtgactttagttttaaaagttgttttgtctctttgtggttgttttgtgtctttgtctctttgtggttgttttgtgtctttgtctctttgtggttgttttgtctctttgtggttgttttgtctctttgtggttgttttgtgtctttgtggttgttttgtgtctttgtctctttgtggttgttttgtgtctttgtctctttgtggttgttttgtgtctttgtggttgttttgtgtctttgtctctttgtggttgttttgtgtctttgtggttgttttgtgtctttgtctctttgtggttgttttgtgtctttgtggttgttttgtgtctttcttcctGTGAGGCTCGTTCATTAATCAATCATCAGACGCAGCAGTAACTGAACAACGTGCTGAGCAGTGTGTTCAGTTACCTTtctatgttgtgtgtttgcttgtgtgcgTTGGATGTGACACAACTTCCTTGATTTTGTTTGTGATCAGTCACTGACCGATGTAAACTTcaggatttgtttgattttatttgttgtttgatgTGATTGTGTTGTAACTCAAACAGTTGTGTGTCATTGTTATTATATTCTGTACATATATAATGAATCCGTTTTGAATGCTTTATTCAAGTCACTCATTTGtatgatttttatatttagtgAATTTTGTAATCTcaggagaatgtgtgtttgttggcgTTGGACTAAACACTGATGTGtaacattaaaaatatttcaTCACTTCAGCTTctgattgtaaaaaaataatgttgatgttatttttgttgtgttaattaatgtaaaataattataatagacAATGTGACATTTCAGTGGGGATCATTATTGATTACACTTTATTTGAACTCACCTTATTTAGTATTTGTAAGCATCAGACAAACATGTAATAACTGTAAAGTAGCTTTAAGCAGAAACAGTGTTTATACAAACCATTTGATCACATGTTCATGAACTGACTGattatataaaatgtgaaaGGACTGATCTGACGTTTTGGACAAAGTGAAACTGATGAATTGGACATAACTTCATTGGTGGTTATAGTTCGCTAAATCCTCCGCTGGGTGGCGGTAGGATCCCGGAATTGTGGCGGAGCGACCTCGTCTCCTGCCGCTGAGGAAGAATCGCGGAAGAGGGGAAAGGTTTCCTGACTGTTAACCAGCTAACTAAGAGAAGTATCTGTCTAACCAGCGGGTTAACCAGCTCACAGGTTAGATAGAGACCGGGACCGAAGGTAAAACCACGGAGTTCTTATCACACGCGGTCTGTGCGCGTCATTATTTCACGGTTCTTGTTGTGAGGTTGATAAATGTGGCCTCctgctgttagctgttagctgttagcaaGGCGTAGACAGCACTGCAGCCTTTAGCCGGTTAGCAGGAGCTAAGCTAGCAGGAGGAGTTTAGATGTTTTCAAAGAGAGGGGGGGCTGATGGGGGTTAATACCCGAGCTAAACATGTCTCCTCTTATCACGCACGACTGTCACCACGTTTAACGCTGCGTGTTAACACCGAGCTCAGCGTTTAGCCTTTAGCTCTGTGCTAGCTTAGCCCAgcttcctccttttgtttgtgtCCAGGTGATCGGtctgagaagagagagagtgaagtgaGACAGGGTTAAGACACGGTGAGACAGAAGgtggacacagtgagacaccaaggggagacacagtgagacaccaGGGGAAGACAGAATCTGGACACAGTGAGACACCAGGgggagacacagtgagacaccagggggagacacagtgagacaccaGGGGAAGACAGAATGTGGACACCAAGgggagacacagtgagacaccaGGGGGAGACAGAATGAGGACACAGTGAGACACCAGGGgaagacacagtgagacaccaGGGGGAGACAGAATGAGGACACAGTGAGACACCAAGGGGAGACAGAATGAGGACACAGTGAGACACCAGGGGAAGACACGGTGAGACACCAGGGGGAGACAGAATCTGGACACAGTGAGACACCAGGGGGACACAGTGTGGACTTGGTCTAAACTCTCACTGTTGATTTAAAGAAGCTGTTTGTCCCTTTGtccccctcacccccctccccctcctcacccacaGCATCAAGATGACGGCCGCACCTTACAACTACTCGTACATCTTTAAATACATCATCATTGGTGAGTATCTGAGTCATAAAGTACTTGTGGGACtgtgtcatgtttctgtttcccaCAGTTTGACATGACAGtcgtctttttgtgtttttctatttgtcatttctctgtttcAGGTGATATGGGAGTAGGGAAGTCATGTCTGCTGCACCAGTTCACTGAGAAGAAATGTaagtctcttcttcttcctctcctcctcctcttcctcctcctcctcagcatctTTGTCCAAAACCCAAACAGACCATATTTATCATGAGGAGAAAAAGCAGCGATTCAGTGACGGTCTGTTCATCACTGAGTTcactgcaaacaggaagtgatcacAGTCAATTACAGGCTTAAATCACAGTCATCAAAACATGTCAGCAACACCTCTGAGTCTTGTTCTCCTGGTGGCTTTAGTTTGTTCTGCCATCGTAGACAGAACTGTTCTGtaagttgtgtttctgtggtcGTAGTCATGGCGGACTGTCCCCACACCATTGGGGTGGAGTTTGGGACGAGGATCATGGAGGTCCACGGTCAGAAGGTGAAGCTGCAGATCTGGGACACGGCCGGTCAGGAGCGGTTCAGAGCCGTCACCAGGTCTTACTACAGGGGGGCCGCCGGCGCCCTCATGGTCTACGACATCACCAGGTACTgatgggggcggggggggttcCTTTAACGGAATCCATTGTGGGCTGAAGTCGCATCCAGCACATTCTGTGGTTTCTAGAATCTCATGGTCTTCATGTTGGACCAAATATGAACTCTCATCACtttgtttactttatttcacacaacataaatactactaataaatgaaatgttcaaatCCGTGTAGGGTGAGGTAGAAACCAGTAATGGTGAGGTAGAAACCAGTAAGGTGAGGTAAAAAACAGTAATGGTGAGGTAGAAACCAGTAATGGTGAGGTAGAAACCAGTAAGGGTGAGGTAGAAACCAGTAAGGGTGAGGTAGAAACCAGTAATGGTGAGGTAGAAACCAGTAAGGGTGAGGTAGAAACCAGTAAGGGTGAGGTAGAAACCAGTAAGGGTGAGGTAGAAACCAGTAAGGGTGAGGTAGAAACCAGTAAGGGTGAGGTAGAAACCAGTAATGGTGAGGTAGAAACCAGTAAGGGTGAGAATGGTGGTGAAAGAAACATGGTGAACAGTGGTGAGAAACCAGTAATGGTGAGGTAGAAACCAGTAATGGTGAGGTAGAAACCAGTAATGGTGAGGTAGAAACCAGTAATGGTGAGGTAGAAACCGGTAAGGTGAGGGAAGAGAATGTGTAAGTGGGGAGGTTTCAAATTACTATCAAATACAATAAGGGGaaatctttttatatttcacaaatGTACAGATTTGAGAAATGTTAAAGTCAAAAAGACTCAGTTGCAGTTTAAAAGAGGGTGCACTCTGGGAAACAGCTTAGGAAAAAGCCCCAAATCTAATAAACGTTTGATCTGAGTGTTGGTGATCACGGACGCTTCGTCCAGCGCCACCTTCAGGACACATCTGTATATTTGTGCTAACTCCTCATTGTGTCTGTCCAGGAGAAGTACTTACAACCACCTGAGCAGCTGGTTGACAGACGCCAGGAACCTGACCAACCCAAACACCGTGAGTACAGATCAGCGCCGATCTGTTGATTGATCAGTTTGACAGAACGTCCACGTTGGCCGAGTCACACATGTCCCGTGTCTGATGACTCGTTACAGGTGATCATTCTGATTGGGAACAAAGCCGATCTGGAAGCTCAGAGAGACGTGACGTACGAGGAGGCCAAACAGTTTGCTGAGGAGAACGGTGAGACATCAGAGTGTGTGAGCAGAAATAAGTTTAAATGTGTTGTACATTAAATGGGACGTCCCACTGACGGATGTCTGCTTCCTGTTGCTGGTCAGGTTTGCTGTTCTTAGAGGCCAGCGCTAAGACGTAAGTACAAACACGCATCCAGACTCTTCCATAAAGTCCAGCCCTGGGTTTGTACAGTGTTTGTTTAACCATCTTCTGCTTCAAA belongs to Hippoglossus stenolepis isolate QCI-W04-F060 chromosome 9, HSTE1.2, whole genome shotgun sequence and includes:
- the LOC118114746 gene encoding ras-related protein Rab-14-like, yielding MTAAPYNYSYIFKYIIIGDMGVGKSCLLHQFTEKKFMADCPHTIGVEFGTRIMEVHGQKVKLQIWDTAGQERFRAVTRSYYRGAAGALMVYDITRRSTYNHLSSWLTDARNLTNPNTVIILIGNKADLEAQRDVTYEEAKQFAEENGLLFLEASAKTGENVEEAFLEAAKRIYQNIQDGSLDLNAAESGVQHKPSAPQGGRLNADSQPAKEGCSC
- the LOC118114751 gene encoding uncharacterized protein LOC118114751, with the protein product MLGDQVAVLEVGSSEEKERWLKLLQDGAVSHSHHDNNAQGHTGGVLSGLQTRRFPTSNTYMDDPFHLSGPGRDQPIYSNTSILEHMLHSSESSKDSVTVSNTDITNRRGVEVERSVQKLELTGKRPVQLRSGSEINLSSAGKQNKRTSFRQSLAVCSERAQVGFLNPLLRRTASAKTSLRRAPSALFMEHGKVFQRKKEWETKAAV